A stretch of Rhodoferax potami DNA encodes these proteins:
- a CDS encoding HNH endonuclease, which produces MSRLSLTRTKIYNTVARQLHGQVPCWVCGQHVTPEDATLEHIRPQSEGGSSHLENLAISHGTCNRGRHIPQQAA; this is translated from the coding sequence ATGAGCCGCCTCTCTCTCACCCGGACCAAGATCTACAACACCGTCGCCCGGCAGCTGCATGGGCAAGTGCCCTGCTGGGTTTGCGGTCAACACGTCACGCCCGAAGACGCCACGCTGGAGCACATCCGCCCCCAAAGCGAGGGCGGCAGCAGCCACCTGGAAAATTTGGCCATCAGCCATGGCACCTGCAACCGGGGACGTCACATTCCACAACAGGCCGCCTGA